Part of the Stackebrandtia endophytica genome is shown below.
GTCAGGGTATCGTCGATGACGTTGCGGCCGGTCGGCTTCGGTCTAGCAACTGCACGACCGCAAACTGTCGCATATCCGACAGTTTGCGGTGATTTCGGGTGAATCCCGAGAATCTCCACTTCGGATCGGGCAACCTGTGGTTGGCCGTCGCTGAACCAGCAGTTCGCGATATCGCCGCCGACGGGCGGTGCCGCCGGAATGGCCGCCGACGCGGCACGATCGTCACGGCGAGACCGCGCCCCACGAATCAGCGACGCCGACTGTGGACTTGTGAGGATGTCCGCCCGGGATGGACATCTGCGACGACTTTGCTCGGCCTGCACGCCGTTCGAGACAGCCATGTCACAACACACCGTCAACCGGCGCGGTTCAAGCTGCCTAGCCAAGCCAGCAACGCCGCCTGGATCGTTCACGTGCCGCTGGGACGCCGACCCCCAGCGGCACGTGACCCAACACAAGAGACATTCGGCCCCGGCTCGGCCGACGCCCACGGTGCTAGGGTTGCGGCCCTATCCGAAGGGGACCCACACCACATATGCCATCAGACACGTTCCACATCGGTGGTGACCACCAGGTCGGGCGCCTGGCCTTCGGCGCCATGCGGCTACCGACGCAGCCGGTTCAAGCCCGGGCCGCGTCGATCGCGCTGTTGCGTCATGCCGTCGAACGGAGAGTCACCCTCATCGACACCGCCCACATGTACGGCTGGGGCGCCAACGAGGAGTTGCTGGCCGAAGCACTGCACCCCTATCCCGCCGATCTGCTCATCACCACCAAAGTCGGTGTCGTACGACCTCACCCCGATCATCCGGGAGAACTCGACGGCCGTCCCGACACACTCCGAACGCAGGTAGACGACGCATTGCGTCGACTGCGCCTCGAACGCATCGAGCTGCTGCAACTGCACCGCATCGACCCGAACGTACCGCCGGCCGACCAGATCGAGACCTTGCGACTGCTGCGCAACGACGGCAAGATCGGCCACATCGGCCTTTCCGAAGTGACCGCCTCCGAACTCGACGCCGCACGTGACATCGTCGACATCGCCAGCGTTCAGAACCGTTACAGTCTTCTCGACCGTGAACACGAACCGGTGCTGCGTGCCTGTGAAGCCGCCGGTATCGCGTTCCTTCCGTGGCGACCGGTCGCCGCCGCCTCCGAGGCCTCGCCTGAGCTTCGGGCGCTGGCCGCCGAGGTCGGTGCCACACCGACGCAACTGTGGTTGGCCTGGCTGCTCGCGCACTCGCCGGTCATGGTGCCGATACCCGGCACCGCCGACCTCAACCACCTGGAGGAGAACCTTGGCG
Proteins encoded:
- a CDS encoding aldo/keto reductase, with amino-acid sequence MPSDTFHIGGDHQVGRLAFGAMRLPTQPVQARAASIALLRHAVERRVTLIDTAHMYGWGANEELLAEALHPYPADLLITTKVGVVRPHPDHPGELDGRPDTLRTQVDDALRRLRLERIELLQLHRIDPNVPPADQIETLRLLRNDGKIGHIGLSEVTASELDAARDIVDIASVQNRYSLLDREHEPVLRACEAAGIAFLPWRPVAAASEASPELRALAAEVGATPTQLWLAWLLAHSPVMVPIPGTADLNHLEENLGARDIGLTDAHLRRLDLAGAGSIGVPQ